Proteins encoded by one window of Salvia splendens isolate huo1 chromosome 5, SspV2, whole genome shotgun sequence:
- the LOC121805810 gene encoding UDP glycosyltransferase 9-like, giving the protein MFNFEHQTSINPKKENKKEKQSKEMDAEVVMVPYPAQGHINPAAALAESLTLHGLRVTLTTTISLSKTATFHHTSITIHPLSDGHEQVTQPETVEAYFARLKANLSRSLAAFLDECSQVKAVIYDSVMPWVLDIAHQRGLLGATFFALPCSVTAVYYHLRQGLLRFPYDQDSTVNLPALPPLRPHHLPSFARLDEPRFGVDLIGQQFDNLQRADWIFFNSFHTLESQVLDWMARLWPVKTIGPTYLILQKSKGLVSNHIINLFDPKQDEACRKWLDAKGSGSVVYVSFGSLACLRKEQMEELAHGLAMSNCPFLWVVRASEMDKIKNLDLEKGLIVEWCHQPQVLAHRAVACFLSHCGWNSTLEALSHGVPLVAMAQQYDQPINAMFVEDVWGFGIGVKAGEDGIVGREEIAMRIKQVVEGDEGIELKKNASKWKSLAHEAVEQGGTSATNIDEFVSALRKIE; this is encoded by the exons ATGTTTAACTTTGAACATCAAACCTCCATAAacccaaaaaaggaaaacaaaaaagaaaagcaaAGCAAAGAAATGGATGCAGAGGTGGTGATGGTCCCATACCCAGCCCAAGGCCACATCAACCCGGCTGCCGCTTTGGCCGAGTCCCTCACCCTCCACGGCCTACGCGTCACCCTCACCACCACCATTTCCCTATCCAAAACCGCTACATTCCACCACACATCCATCACAATCCACCCTCTCTCCGACGGCCACGAGCAAGTCACGCAGCCCGAGACCGTCGAAGCCTACTTCGCCCGTCTCAAGGCCAATCTGTCGCGCAGCCTGGCCGCCTTCTTGGACGAGTGCAGCCAGGTTAAAGCCGTGATCTACGACTCGGTAATGCCTTGGGTGCTTGATATCGCGCACCAACGAGGCTTGCTCGGGGCTACATTTTTCGCTCTGCCTTGCAGTGTTACCGCTGTTTATTACCATTTGAGACAAGGCTTGCTGAGGTTTCCATACGATCAAGACTCCACCGTGAACTTGCCGGCGCTGCCTCCTCTTCGACCTCACCATCTCCCTTCGTTTGCTCGTCTTGACGAACCGAGGTTTGGTGTGGATCTTATTGGTCAGCAGTTTGATAATCTTCAGAGAGCTGATTGGATCTTCTTCAACTCATTTCACACGCTTGAATCTCAG GTATTGGATTGGATGGCAAGGCTATGGCCAGTCAAGACTATTGGACCTACTTACTTAATACTCCAGAAAAGCAAGGGATTAGTCTCGAACCATATCATCAACCTGTTTGACCCAAAACAAGACGAAGCCTGCCGAAAATGGCTCGATGCCAAGGGGAGCGGCTCAGTCGTGTACGTCTCGTTCGGAAGCTTAGCGTGTCTCCGAAAGGAGCAAATGGAGGAGCTCGCCCACGGCCTAGCAATGAGCAACTGCCCATTTTTGTGGGTGGTGAGAGCTTCTGAGATGGATAAGATAAAGAATCTTGATTTAGAGAAAGGCCTTATTGTTGAGTGGTGTCATCAGCCACAGGTGTTGGCCCATCGCGCCGTGGCGTGCTTCCTGAGCCACTGTGGATGGAACTCGACTCTCGAGGCACTGAGCCACGGCGTGCCTCTTGTGGCCATGGCGCAGCAATATGATCAGCCGATAAACGCTATGTTTGTCGAGGACGTATGGGGGTTCGGGATCGGAGTTAAAGCTGGCGAGGATGGAATCGTCGGGAGAGAGGAGATCGCAATGCGGATTAAACAAGTTGTTGAAGGAGATGAAGGGATTGAGCTCAAGAAAAATGCTTCTAAGTGGAAGAGTTTGGCTCATGAGGCTGTGGAACAAGGTGGGACTTCTGCTACTAATATTGATGAATTTGTTTCCGCACtaagaaaaatagaataa
- the LOC121805809 gene encoding integrin-linked protein kinase 1-like → MDIASQLKRGISRQFSTGSLKMNRGFSFQRQNSLDPRRNNFRFSFGRQSSMDPIRRNPVAADGDAGEEELTVPSNLDSTMQLLFMACRGDVEGLQELLDEGIDVNSIDLDGRTALHIAACEGHVGVAKLLLSRKANIDARDRWGSTAAADAKYYGNVEVFNILKSRGANVPKTKKTPMTVANPREVPEYELNPLDIQIRRGDGISKGSYQVAKWNGTKVSVKILDKDGHADRDSINVFRHELTLLEKVRHPNVVQFIGAVTQNIPMMIVLEHHSKGDLASYLQKKGRLSTSKALRFSLEIARGMNCLHECKPEPIIHCDLKPKNILLDFGGQLKVAGFGVTKLSLPASDKVKLLQPEATDRSNVYIAPEVYKNETFDKSVDVYSFGVMLFEMMEGSPPFSSKSADDAARLICLEGKRPSFKSKSKSFPPELKELIEECWHSSPSVRPTFPQIIIRLDKIVTTCSKQGWWKDTFKLPWK, encoded by the exons ATGGATATTGCGTCGCAATTGAAGCGCGGGATCTCGCGCCAGTTCTCGACGGGGTCGTTGAAGATGAACCGGGGGTTCAGTTTCCAGCGGCAGAACTCGCTGGACCCGCGGCGGAACAATTTCCGGTTCAGCTTCGGGCGGCAGTCGTCGATGGACCCGATACGGCGGAATCCGGTGGCGGCGGACGGCGACGCCGGGGAGGAGGAGCTGACGGTGCCGAGCAACCTCGACAGCACAATGCAGCTGCTGTTCATGGCTTGCAGGGGCGACGTGGAGGGTTTGCAGGAGCTGCTCGATGAAGGGATTGATGTGAATAGCATTGATTTGGATGGGCGGACCGCTCTGCACATCGCCGCCTGCGAGGGCCACGTCGGCGTCGCCAAGCTTCTCCTGAGCAGGAAGGCCAATATTGATGCTCGGGATCGATGGGGCAGCACG GCTGCAGCTGACGcaaaatattatggaaatgtggaagtttttaatattttgaaatctCGTGGAGCTAACGTTCCA AAAACCAAAAAGACACCCATGACGGTTGCAAATCCTCGTGAAGTTCCAGAGTATGAGCTCAATCCATTGGACATTCAAATACGAAGAGGTGATGGCATATCTAAG GGATCTTATCAAGTTGCCAAGTGGAATGGCACTAAAGTTTCAGTAAAAATACTCGACAAGGATGGCCATGCAGACCGTGACTCGAT AAATGTGTTCAGGCATGAATTAACCTTGTTAGAAAAGGTTCGGCATCCCAACGTGGTTCAGTTTATTGGTGCTGTTACCCAAAACATACCTATGATGATTGTTTTGGAACATCATTCGAAA GGTGACCTTGCTAGTTACCTTCAAAAGAAAGGGCGTTTATCCACGTCTAAGGCATTAAGATTTTCTCTTGAAATTGCAAG GGGCATGAATTGTCTTCACGAGTGCAAACCAGAACCGATCATACACTGCGATTTAAAGCCAAA AAATATTTTGCTGGATTTTGGAGGGCAGCTGAAGGTTGCAGGGTTCGGTGTTACTAAGTTATCACTACCGGCATCTGATAAAGTAAAACTTTTGCAGCCCGAGGCAACAGATCGTTCAA ATGTGTACATAGCACCGGAGGTGTACAAGAACGAAACATTCGACAAAAGTGTGGATGTGTACTCTTTTGGTGTTATGCTATTCGAG ATGATGGAGGGGTCTCCGCCATTCTCTTCAAAGTCTGCAGACGACGCTGCTAGGCTTATTTGCTTAGAAGGAAAGAGACCATCATTCAAGTCAAAATCCAAATCTTTTCCTCCAGAATTAAAAGA GTTGATCGAGGAATGCTGGCATTCGAGTCCCAGTGTGAGGCCAACGTTCCCTCAGATCATAATCCGATTGGACAAGATTGTCACGACATGCTCCAAACAAGGATGGTGGAAAGACACTTTCAAACTCCCCTG GAAATAA
- the LOC121805530 gene encoding 2-alkenal reductase (NADP(+)-dependent)-like produces the protein MGEEEEVSNTQIIFNGYIDGFPTESAMTVKASTIKLKVPNGCNDAVLVKTLYLSCDPYMRSRMSKIDDNYIPIFTPGLPILGNGVAKVVDSSNPNYKKGELICGMFGWEEYCLVKSTDILLKIEHTDVPLSYYTGILGWAGISAYIGIYEISCPKKGESVFISAASGAVGQLVGQFAKLLGCYVVGSAGSKHKVDLLKNKFGFDDAFNYKEETDLNAALKRYFPEGIDVYFDNVGGEMLDVVLLNMNLNGRIIACGMISQYNLKEPQGVRNLFKVVAKQIRMQGFLASSYVHLFPKFLDFVIPLVREGKITYVEDIAQGLESAPAALIGLFSGRNLGKQLVCVASE, from the exons atgggtgaggaagaggaagtgaGCAACACACAAATAATATTCAATGGTTACATAGATGGATTTCCGACAGAATCAGCAATGACAGTGAAAGCCTCCACTATCAAACTCAAGGTGCCCAACGGCTGCAACGACGCCGTTTTGGTGAAGACTCTCTACTTATCCTGCGATCCTTACATGCGCAGCCGCATGAGCAAAATCGACGACAACTATATTCCCATTTTTACGCCTGGCTTG CCAATACTAGGAAATGGAGTGGCCAAAGTAGTGGATTCTTCAAATCCCAACTACAAGAAAGGTGAGTTGATTTGTGGTATGTTTGGATGGGAAGAATATTGTCTTGTGAAATCCACCGACATTCTTTTGAAGATTGAGCACACAGATGTTCCTCTCTCCTACTACACTGGAATTCTTG GGTGGGCTGGAATATCTGCTTATATTGGTATTTATGAGATATCATGTCCAAAAAAGGGAGAAAGTGTGTTCATTTCTGCTGCTTCTGGAGCTGTTGGTCAGCTTGTTGGTCAGTTTGCTAAGCTCTTAGGCTGCTATGTTGTTGGAAGTGCTGGATCAAAACATAAG GTGGATCTTTTGAAGAACAAATTCGGGTTCGATGATGCATTTAATTATAAAGAGGAAACTGATCTAAATGCAGCCTTAAAGAG GTATTTCCCAGAAGGGATCGACGTGTACTTCGATAACGTGGGAGGGGAGATGCTCGACGTTGTGCTTTTGAACATGAATCTCAATGGTCGAATCATAGCGTGTGGAATGATCTCACAGTACAACCTTAAAGAGCCACAAGGTGTCCGAAACTTGTTCAAAGTTGTGGCAAAGCAAATTCGAATGCAGGGGTTTCTTGCTTCTAGCTACGTGCATCTCTTTCCGAAGTTTCTCGATTTTGTGATTCCCCTAGTTAGGGAAGGAAAGATAACATACGTCGAAGACATCGCCCAAGGGCTTGAGAGCGCGCCGGCTGCCCTGATAGGACTCTTCTCTGGCCGCAACCTTGGCAAGCAGCTTGTGTGTGTTGCGTCCGAGTAG